A single genomic interval of Romeriopsis navalis LEGE 11480 harbors:
- a CDS encoding mechanosensitive ion channel family protein — MSASVTALLVWCQPLVAAAQLPQGKVPILNTPVLHALSSHGPRLLTIGLIAVTAYCAVLVSNRIFGLLDRRRLTIPGFPVAWAKPTAFVLNMALVGVALITILPYLPWVNTLAFQGVSLFFSVLFALGSVTMMSNIVGGMTLMYGRSFAVGDRITIADLTGDVIEQTLLVTRLRTLRNQVITVPNSILAASQITHVGHSRWSDETQPLVIHATIKIGYQTPWRQVHTALIEAAQQTSEILETPDPFVMQTALDEAYVRYEIKAYTAQPLLAAEIQSELHQNIQDICNEAGIELVAPAYSAMRDGNDPAMPEEYFSIKDIKPGARAGFSRQWFGALTTQNSADEESFEAADEAVDEEELELEAEFEAEEAEFEAETEFTSELEDTADAEVDDEFEVEAEFSLEAAADDDGEVDDEEAELDQENELEEEQVLVGV, encoded by the coding sequence GTGTCAGCATCCGTCACAGCTTTACTTGTTTGGTGTCAACCGCTAGTTGCCGCCGCACAACTGCCACAGGGCAAAGTGCCCATCTTGAATACGCCAGTGCTGCATGCATTATCAAGCCATGGGCCGCGTTTACTGACAATCGGCTTGATTGCCGTAACAGCTTATTGTGCGGTGTTGGTTTCCAACCGGATTTTTGGCTTGCTCGATCGACGACGATTAACGATTCCTGGCTTTCCCGTGGCTTGGGCAAAGCCCACCGCCTTCGTTCTCAATATGGCGTTAGTTGGTGTCGCTCTAATCACCATATTGCCCTATCTGCCATGGGTTAACACATTAGCATTCCAAGGCGTTTCCTTATTCTTCAGCGTGTTATTTGCCTTAGGTTCAGTGACGATGATGAGCAATATCGTTGGTGGAATGACACTCATGTATGGCCGATCGTTTGCCGTGGGTGATCGGATTACGATCGCGGATTTAACCGGCGACGTGATTGAACAAACTTTATTAGTTACACGGCTCCGAACGCTCAGAAATCAAGTGATCACGGTGCCAAATAGTATTCTTGCCGCGAGTCAGATTACTCACGTTGGCCATTCGCGTTGGAGCGATGAGACACAGCCATTAGTCATTCATGCAACCATCAAGATCGGCTATCAAACTCCCTGGCGTCAAGTGCATACAGCTTTAATTGAGGCAGCACAGCAAACGTCAGAAATCTTGGAAACACCTGACCCCTTTGTGATGCAGACAGCATTAGATGAGGCTTATGTGCGTTATGAAATTAAGGCCTATACGGCACAGCCATTGCTAGCGGCTGAAATTCAGTCCGAGCTACACCAAAACATCCAGGATATCTGCAACGAAGCGGGAATTGAGTTAGTGGCTCCAGCCTATTCTGCGATGCGTGATGGTAACGATCCGGCAATGCCAGAGGAGTATTTCTCAATTAAAGATATCAAGCCCGGTGCGCGAGCTGGCTTTTCACGTCAATGGTTTGGCGCCTTAACCACCCAGAATTCAGCGGATGAGGAATCATTTGAAGCAGCGGATGAAGCAGTGGACGAGGAAGAACTTGAACTTGAGGCTGAGTTTGAAGCAGAAGAGGCTGAGTTTGAAGCAGAAACAGAATTTACATCGGAGCTAGAAGACACAGCTGACGCGGAAGTTGATGATGAATTTGAGGTTGAAGCGGAATTTTCACTTGAAGCAGCAGCCGATGATGATGGAGAAGTAGATGACGAAGAGGCTGAATTAGATCAGGAAAATGAACTGGAGGAAGAGCAAGTCCTCGTTGGCGTATAA